AAAGTTTATACAGACATTTGTTGATTTTTTAATAGTGGCTTTTGCTCTTTTCTTTATTGTAAAAGGCATAAATAAACTCAAAAAACAGCAGGAAATACCACCTTCTCCACCTATTCCTTCAAAAGAAGAGTTGCTTTTAACTGAAATAAGGGATATATTAAAGGAAAAGAAAATTTAAAAGAAAGGAGGTATTAGTATGAAAAAAGTGTTTTTAATATTGGTGGCTGTTAGTTTTTTTCTTCTGGTAGGTAAAGGTTTCTGTCAAAAAGCATCTTCTGAAGTTTCTTTACCTGAAGAATTTTCCTGGTATGGACAATCAGGTGCACAAAAAGAACCTGTTTATGATAATGCAAAAAAAGGATACTGGTGGATACCAACAAAGCCACCCGAAGGTAAAGAAAATGAATTATGGGGAAATAGAGGTTATATATTTGTTGGAAGTAAAAAAGCAGAAGAAAAAGAAGAAAAAGAAGAAAAACCTGTAGAGAAGAAAGTAGTTAGAGAAGGATGTGGAAAGGTAGTATATGTAGAAAAACCAGTTGAAAAAATAGTATATGTGGAAAAGCCGGTTGAGAAAATAGTGGAAAGAGTAATAGAAAAGCCAGTTGAAAAGGTGGTATATGTGGAAAAACCGGT
This DNA window, taken from bacterium, encodes the following:
- a CDS encoding MscL family protein, which gives rise to KFIQTFVDFLIVAFALFFIVKGINKLKKQQEIPPSPPIPSKEELLLTEIRDILKEKKI
- a CDS encoding OmpA family protein; the encoded protein is MKKVFLILVAVSFFLLVGKGFCQKASSEVSLPEEFSWYGQSGAQKEPVYDNAKKGYWWIPTKPPEGKENELWGNRGYIFVGSKKAEEKEEKEEKPVEKKVVREGCGKVVYVEKPVEKIVYVEKPVEKIVERVIEKPVEKVVYVEKPVEKIVEKPVEKIVYVEKPVEKVVEKPVEKVKVSTFNLLDIYFPYDSAKLTAESIKKLKNNAKIIKENNLKVLLVGSASPEGSSEYNLKLSEKRVNAVRNYLIEKEGISENQLKTKADGEIEVPKKEWPAARKVSFSVISE